The sequence below is a genomic window from Actinokineospora baliensis.
TGAACCGGATCCAGCGGTGGGCGACCGCGCGGCGGACGGCGGGGCGGTCGGGGTGGCGTGGCACCGACGCCCTGTTCCGCGGTGCCGTCGGTGGGCTCGGACTGGTCGGTGTCGGCGTAGTGACCCACCACGTCGACCTCGTGCTCATCGGTGCACCGCTGCTGCTCGGCACGATCGCCGCGCTCGCGGTCCCCACCGGCCCGGCCCCCACGCCGAAGCTCGACCGGTTGCCCGCCACCGTCGAGTCGGGCGACCGGACCAAAGCCGCGATCACCGTCACCGCGGGCCCCGGCGTCGAGTTCCTCGCCATCCGCCTGCCCTCGCCGGACCGCTCCGCCATCGGACCCGTCCACCTCCTGCCCGGCAGCGCCACCACCATCCGCGCCGCGCTCCGCTGGAACGCCTGGGGCGAGGGCGTTGACCTGCGCCCGGACCACCTCGCGGCGAGCAGGGACGCGCTGCTGATCAACGGACCGGTCGTCGGCACCGAGAGCCGCCGGACCGTCCTGCCGCCGGTCACCCCGCTCATCCCCGGTCCGCTGCCGCCCCGCGCGTCCGGCTTGGTCGGCGCCCACCGCGCCCGGCGCCCGGGTGACGGCGTCGAACTGCGCGCCGTGCGGCCGTTCCAGGCTGGCGACCGGCTGCGCCGCATCGACTGGCGGGTGACCCTGCGCGCGGGCGCGGCCACCGGCGAGCCCCTCGCGCTCCCGCACGTGCGGGAGCGGCACGCCGAGGTCGACGCGGACCTCGTGCTGGTGCTCGACTCCCTGGTCGACGTCGGTGCCGAGCTGGGCGACTGGTCCACCGCCGCGCCCGGGGTCGCGGTCCGCCCCGGCGGCAGCCTCGACACCGCCGTCCGGTACGCGGCCTCGCTGGCGGCGGGCTACCTGCGCCAGGGCGACCGGGTCGGGTTGATCGACCTGGGCCGCCCGCAGCTGTCCGTGCCGCCCGGGGTTGGGCACCGGCAGCTCGTCCGCCTCCGCCACCAGCTCGTCGCCTGCTGCCGCACCGCGGGCTGGTCGTCGCGCCCGGTGCTGCTGCCGAGGCAGGTCCCGCGCGGCGCAGTGGTCGTGTTCCTCTCCCCGTTCCTCGACGACGCCACGGTGACCGCCGCGACCACCACCGCCCGCCGCCACCTGGTGATCGCCGTCGACACCCTGCCCGCGCCGCTGGTCGCCGACCCCGACGCGCCGTGGGGCGACGCCGTCCGGCTGATCATCGCGGGTGAGCACCGGGCGCGGCGCGATGCGTTGCGCGCCAACGGGGTCGCGGTCGTCGACACCGCCGACGCGGTCGCCTCGGTGCTGCGGCGGGTGCGCTCGTGAGCACCCTCGACGTCGGTCGCGGCCGGTCCGCGTGGTGGTTGCGCGGTGCGGCCGGGGGCGCCTGCGCGGGCATCCTGCTCGACCTCGCGCTCAGCGGTGTGTCCACCATCATGCTCGCCGTCGCGGCCCTGCTGTCCCTCGCCGCCGTCCTGCTGCCCGCCTCACCCGCCCCGCTGGTGCTCATCTGCACCGCCGCGCTGCTGCTCACCCTCGACGGCGGCGACCCGCTGCGCCCGGCCGTCCTGGTGCTGATCCCGCTGGTCCACGCCCTGCACCTGGCCTGCGCGCTGGCGGGCCTGCTGCCCAAGGGGGCCCGCTTCGACCCGGCCGCGCTGCGCCCGACCCTGCGCCGCGCCGCCGCCGTGCAGGCCGCCGCGCTCGGGTTCGCCGCGGTGGCCGCCGTGGTGCCGATCACGCGTACACCCGAACCGGTGGAGTTGATCGCGTTACTGTCGATCGCCGGTCTCGCACTGCTCGTGATCGTTGCTCGCCAGCGCCGCCGCTGACCCCGCGATGGGCGTCACACCTGCGGAAATCCCCCAGCGACCGGGGTCACACCAACACAGGGGCGGCGCGCGGGCACCCCGCACCAGTGCCACCATGAACGCATGGCGCATGGAAAGTCGGAGCCCACCCGGATCCTGATCCTCGGTGGCGGCTACGTCGGGCTCTACACCGCGCTCGGCCTGCAGCGGAAGCTGCGCTCCGGCGAGGCGTCGGTGACCGTCGTCGACCCGCAGCCGCACATGACCTACCAGCCGTTCCTGCCCGAGGCCGCCGCTGGCGCGATCGAGCCGAGGCACGTGGTCGTGCCGCTGCGCCGCGCCCTCAAGCGCTGCCACGTGATCACCGCGCGGACCACCGCCATCGAGCACGCCCGCAAGGTCGTCACCATCGAGGCGCCCGACGGCCACACCGAGGAGTTGGGCTACGACGTGCTCGTCGTGGCGCTCGGCTCGGTGGCCCGGCTGCTGCCCATCCCCGGCCTGATCGACCACGGCATCGCCTTCAAGACCATCGGCGAGGCGATCTACCTGCGCAACCACGTGATGAGCAAGCTCGACGAGGCCGACAGCACGCTCGACCCCGAGCTGCGCAAGCGGTTGCTCACCTTCACCTTCGTCGGCGGCGGCTTCGCGGGCATCGAGGCGCTCGGCGAGCTGGAGGACATGGCCCGCTTCGCCACCCAGTACTACAAGAACGTCCAGCCCGACGACCTGCGCTTCGTGCTCGTGGAGGCCGCGGGCCGGGTGCTGCCCGAGGTCCGCGAGAGCCTCGGCGTGTACACGGTGATGCAGCTGGAGAAGCGCGGCATCGAGGTCTACCTGTCCACCCTGGCCAAGTCGTTCGAGGGCGGCCACGTCGTGCTCTCCGACGGCACCGAGTTCGACAGCGACACCATCGTGTGGACCGCCGGGGTCAAGTCCAACCCGGTGCTGGCCGCCTCCGACCTGCCGCTGACCAAGCAGGGCCGCCTGCGCGCCACCGCCGCGATGCGGGTCGAGGGCCTGTCGGACGCCTGGACCGCTGGCGACTGCGCCGCGGTGCCCGACCTGTCGCGCACCGAGCAGGACCCGACCGCGATCTGCGCGCCCAACGCCCAGAACGCGGTCCGCCAGGCCAGGTTGCTGGCCCGCAACATCGTCACCGCCCTGCGCGACGGCGAGCCCAAGGACTACTTCCACAAGAACATCGGCTCCGTGGCCAGCCTCGGCCTGCACAAGGGCGTCGGCGACGTCTTCAACATCAAGGCCAAGGGCTTCCTGGCCTGGGCCATGCACCGCGCCTACCACGTCAAGGCCATGCCGACCTTCAACCGCAAGGTCCGCATCACGCTGGACTGGTTAACTGGCGGCCTGTTCCGGCGCGAAGTGATCTCGATGGGCCAGATCAACGACCCCAAGGCGGAGTTCGCCAGGGTGTCCAAGGGCTGACCGGCAAACGGCCCAGCCCCGGTTGGGCCACCCGGCCGGAGTTGTCACAAACCCGTCCCGAGGCCGCTCGTCGCGCCTTAGGCTGCCGCTGCCCCCGTAGCCCAACAGGCAGAGGCAGCCCCCTTAAAAGGGGTCGAGTGCCGGTTCGAATCCGGTCGGGGGCACAAAAGCAGGACAGCAGTCCGCTAGGGACGTCTCTTGGCGATCGTCCACTGGCCCACAGTCGCGGCGGTGATTCACCACCGCCCCCCGAGGTGTGACGTCCGTCCACTCGGGTGGTCCGGACGCTGTCCGAGTTCCGAGCGCCCGTGTCCGGGCGCCGGTCGTGTCGAGTTGTCGGCAGGCCGCGCGCCCGGGCTCGTGGCGTCCACTGTGGAGAGACCGTCGTCGCTGGGGGTGGCGGCTAAGCTCGGCCGGGTGGCCGAGTACCGGATCGATGACCTGGCGCGGGCGGCGGGGA
It includes:
- a CDS encoding DUF58 domain-containing protein is translated as MNRIQRWATARRTAGRSGWRGTDALFRGAVGGLGLVGVGVVTHHVDLVLIGAPLLLGTIAALAVPTGPAPTPKLDRLPATVESGDRTKAAITVTAGPGVEFLAIRLPSPDRSAIGPVHLLPGSATTIRAALRWNAWGEGVDLRPDHLAASRDALLINGPVVGTESRRTVLPPVTPLIPGPLPPRASGLVGAHRARRPGDGVELRAVRPFQAGDRLRRIDWRVTLRAGAATGEPLALPHVRERHAEVDADLVLVLDSLVDVGAELGDWSTAAPGVAVRPGGSLDTAVRYAASLAAGYLRQGDRVGLIDLGRPQLSVPPGVGHRQLVRLRHQLVACCRTAGWSSRPVLLPRQVPRGAVVVFLSPFLDDATVTAATTTARRHLVIAVDTLPAPLVADPDAPWGDAVRLIIAGEHRARRDALRANGVAVVDTADAVASVLRRVRS
- a CDS encoding NAD(P)/FAD-dependent oxidoreductase, with the translated sequence MAHGKSEPTRILILGGGYVGLYTALGLQRKLRSGEASVTVVDPQPHMTYQPFLPEAAAGAIEPRHVVVPLRRALKRCHVITARTTAIEHARKVVTIEAPDGHTEELGYDVLVVALGSVARLLPIPGLIDHGIAFKTIGEAIYLRNHVMSKLDEADSTLDPELRKRLLTFTFVGGGFAGIEALGELEDMARFATQYYKNVQPDDLRFVLVEAAGRVLPEVRESLGVYTVMQLEKRGIEVYLSTLAKSFEGGHVVLSDGTEFDSDTIVWTAGVKSNPVLAASDLPLTKQGRLRATAAMRVEGLSDAWTAGDCAAVPDLSRTEQDPTAICAPNAQNAVRQARLLARNIVTALRDGEPKDYFHKNIGSVASLGLHKGVGDVFNIKAKGFLAWAMHRAYHVKAMPTFNRKVRITLDWLTGGLFRREVISMGQINDPKAEFARVSKG